One genomic segment of Theobroma cacao cultivar B97-61/B2 chromosome 6, Criollo_cocoa_genome_V2, whole genome shotgun sequence includes these proteins:
- the LOC18597228 gene encoding katanin p60 ATPase-containing subunit A1 isoform X1, which yields MVVLERLARTARSWRKIASPKILTPSRASSRDLPSALYHRSSGCLKCILDTQQLRLVAASSGSYSMLPAVLAGLLGAGVLETAYAEADEVAAKPPLPSETPASHVNLEETAKKERQRIEQLLKDKGMKSGSYPRFTVAIKGQKVTIKFQIPPSCEVAQLIANLVSNLGLKVEERGGGSDMLLRAWDSSVAWQLTLNPLEKQKETGVNEGHSVDRNGDGGNLCILIFHSLISSDKAEIEFLKQGSLNPNELDALVSVLQLAGGKLGQSKSRVGKPREGSSQMPSAEKSIASLEAMGVRIYGLDAPHQNSSYSEISWDNIAGYDQQKREIEDTILLALNSPEVYDDIARGTRCKFESNRPRAVLFEGPPGTGKTSCARVIANQAGVPLLYVPLEVVMSKYYGESERLMGQVFSLANQLPDGAIVFLDEVDAFAIARDGEIHEATRRVLSVLLRQIDGFEQDKKVVVIAATNRKQDLDPALISRFDAMIGFGLPDEQNRQEIAAQYAKHLTESELIELARVTDEMSGRDIRDACQQAERSWASKLIRGQATKNEEQKSLPPLEEYIKSAMNRRKALLSVAEQRNHNSNLRTKKPHLDYGVLID from the exons ATGGTGGTTTTGGAGCGACTAGCAAGGACTGCTCGTTCATGGCGGAAGATCGCCTCTCCAAAAATCCTAACTCCATCACGTGCTTCATCACGTGACCTCCCTTCTGCTCTCTACCACC GTTCTTCAGGATGCTTAAAATGTATATTGGATACCCAGCAGCTAAGGTTGGTGGCTGCTTCTTCTGGGTCATATTCTATGCTTCCAGCTGTTTTAGCTGGTTTACTTGGAGCTGGAGTGCTAGAAACAGCTTATGCCGAAGCTGATGAG GTTGCTGCCAAACCTCCTCTTCCATCAGAAACTCCTGCAAGTCATGTCAACCTCGAGGAAACTGCCAAGAAAGAGCGGCAGCGAATTGAACAGTTGCTTAAAGATAAAGGAATGAAATCTGGTTCTTATCCACGATTTACTGTTGCTATCAAGGGCCAAAAG GTTACAATCAAGTTCCAGATTCCTCCTTCATGTGAAGTTGCACAATTGATTGCAAACCTAGTTTCCAATCTTGGACTGAAAGTTGAAGAGCGTGGTGGTGGTTCGGATATGCTATTGCGTGCATGGGACAG tTCAGTAGCTTGGCAGCTGACACTTAATCCACTAGAGAAACAGAAGGAAACTGGAGTAAATGAGGGGCATTCAGTAGATAGGAATGGAGATGGAGGGAATTTATGCATCCTCATTTTCCATTCACTTATAAGTTCAGATAAAGCG gaaattgagTTTTTAAAGCAAGGAAGCTTGAATCCCAATGAGCTTGATGCCTTGGTATCTGTCTTACAACTAGCTGGTGGAAAGTTGGGACAAAGTAAGAGTCGGGTAGGAAAACCAAGGGAAGGTTCTTCACAGATGCCATCTGCAGAAAAATCAATTGCTAGCTTGGAGGCCATGGGGGTGAGAATTTATGGACTTGATGCGCCACATCAGAATTCCTCATACAGTGAGATATCATGGGACAATATTGCTGGATATGATCAACAAAAACG AGAAATAGAAGATACAATTTTACTGGCTCTAAATAGCCCTGAAGtatatgatgatattgctcGTGGGACTCGTTGTAAATTTGAGTCAAATAGACCTAGAGCTGTGCTCTTTGAAGGACCTCCAG GTACAGGGAAGACATCTTGTGCTCGTGTTATTGCTAATCAGGCG GGTGTCCCGTTGCTCTATGTGCCACTAGAGGTTGTCATGTCAAAGTACTATGGTGAAAGTGAACGTTTGATGGGGCAAGTGTTCTCTCTTGCCAATCAGCTCCCAGATGGTGCTATCGTATTTTTAGATGAG GTTGATGCTTTCGCCATTGCTCGTGATGGTGAAATTCATGAAGCTACACGTCGAGTTTTGTCAGTACTATTACGACAG ATTGATGGATTTGAACAGGACAAGAAAGTAGTTGTCATTGCTGCAACAAATAGAAAACAAGATCTTGATCCTGCATTGATTAG TCGTTTTGATGCAATGATTGGCTTTGGCCTACCTGATGAGCAAAACCGTCAGGAAATAGCAGCTCAGTATGCAAAGCACCTTACAGAATCTGAGTTAATTGAACTTGCTCGTGTCACAGACGA AATGTCTGGGAGGGACATCCGTGATGCATGCCAACAAGCAGAGCGGTCATGGGCATCGAAG CTTATTCGAGGACAAGCAACtaaaaatgaagaacaaaaGTCTCTTCCGCCTTTGGAAGAATACATCAAAAGTGCCATGAACCGCAGAAAGGCTCTACTTAGTGTTGCAGAGCAGAGAAACCACAATTCAAATCTGCGTACGAAGAAACCTCATTTAGATTATGGagttctaattgattaa
- the LOC18597228 gene encoding cell division control protein 48 isoform X2: MPKLMSLLQVAAKPPLPSETPASHVNLEETAKKERQRIEQLLKDKGMKSGSYPRFTVAIKGQKVTIKFQIPPSCEVAQLIANLVSNLGLKVEERGGGSDMLLRAWDSSVAWQLTLNPLEKQKETGVNEGHSVDRNGDGGNLCILIFHSLISSDKAEIEFLKQGSLNPNELDALVSVLQLAGGKLGQSKSRVGKPREGSSQMPSAEKSIASLEAMGVRIYGLDAPHQNSSYSEISWDNIAGYDQQKREIEDTILLALNSPEVYDDIARGTRCKFESNRPRAVLFEGPPGTGKTSCARVIANQAGVPLLYVPLEVVMSKYYGESERLMGQVFSLANQLPDGAIVFLDEVDAFAIARDGEIHEATRRVLSVLLRQIDGFEQDKKVVVIAATNRKQDLDPALISRFDAMIGFGLPDEQNRQEIAAQYAKHLTESELIELARVTDEMSGRDIRDACQQAERSWASKLIRGQATKNEEQKSLPPLEEYIKSAMNRRKALLSVAEQRNHNSNLRTKKPHLDYGVLID, translated from the exons ATGCCGAAGCTGATGAG CCTCTTGCAGGTTGCTGCCAAACCTCCTCTTCCATCAGAAACTCCTGCAAGTCATGTCAACCTCGAGGAAACTGCCAAGAAAGAGCGGCAGCGAATTGAACAGTTGCTTAAAGATAAAGGAATGAAATCTGGTTCTTATCCACGATTTACTGTTGCTATCAAGGGCCAAAAG GTTACAATCAAGTTCCAGATTCCTCCTTCATGTGAAGTTGCACAATTGATTGCAAACCTAGTTTCCAATCTTGGACTGAAAGTTGAAGAGCGTGGTGGTGGTTCGGATATGCTATTGCGTGCATGGGACAG tTCAGTAGCTTGGCAGCTGACACTTAATCCACTAGAGAAACAGAAGGAAACTGGAGTAAATGAGGGGCATTCAGTAGATAGGAATGGAGATGGAGGGAATTTATGCATCCTCATTTTCCATTCACTTATAAGTTCAGATAAAGCG gaaattgagTTTTTAAAGCAAGGAAGCTTGAATCCCAATGAGCTTGATGCCTTGGTATCTGTCTTACAACTAGCTGGTGGAAAGTTGGGACAAAGTAAGAGTCGGGTAGGAAAACCAAGGGAAGGTTCTTCACAGATGCCATCTGCAGAAAAATCAATTGCTAGCTTGGAGGCCATGGGGGTGAGAATTTATGGACTTGATGCGCCACATCAGAATTCCTCATACAGTGAGATATCATGGGACAATATTGCTGGATATGATCAACAAAAACG AGAAATAGAAGATACAATTTTACTGGCTCTAAATAGCCCTGAAGtatatgatgatattgctcGTGGGACTCGTTGTAAATTTGAGTCAAATAGACCTAGAGCTGTGCTCTTTGAAGGACCTCCAG GTACAGGGAAGACATCTTGTGCTCGTGTTATTGCTAATCAGGCG GGTGTCCCGTTGCTCTATGTGCCACTAGAGGTTGTCATGTCAAAGTACTATGGTGAAAGTGAACGTTTGATGGGGCAAGTGTTCTCTCTTGCCAATCAGCTCCCAGATGGTGCTATCGTATTTTTAGATGAG GTTGATGCTTTCGCCATTGCTCGTGATGGTGAAATTCATGAAGCTACACGTCGAGTTTTGTCAGTACTATTACGACAG ATTGATGGATTTGAACAGGACAAGAAAGTAGTTGTCATTGCTGCAACAAATAGAAAACAAGATCTTGATCCTGCATTGATTAG TCGTTTTGATGCAATGATTGGCTTTGGCCTACCTGATGAGCAAAACCGTCAGGAAATAGCAGCTCAGTATGCAAAGCACCTTACAGAATCTGAGTTAATTGAACTTGCTCGTGTCACAGACGA AATGTCTGGGAGGGACATCCGTGATGCATGCCAACAAGCAGAGCGGTCATGGGCATCGAAG CTTATTCGAGGACAAGCAACtaaaaatgaagaacaaaaGTCTCTTCCGCCTTTGGAAGAATACATCAAAAGTGCCATGAACCGCAGAAAGGCTCTACTTAGTGTTGCAGAGCAGAGAAACCACAATTCAAATCTGCGTACGAAGAAACCTCATTTAGATTATGGagttctaattgattaa
- the LOC18597229 gene encoding translation initiation factor IF-2, translating to MVRNPSFPQPDLISADELFVNGVLLPLHLIPNKQPEESPRPEPNSSASEPPVPDPEPEPGPLITSEPITVLSASKRWRDIFKKEKGKNGAKHQEDKDKEKEKEKEKKKEKKSQSQSGASPAELNINIWPFSRSRSSGTSGTRPRMTAGAAGTRKVSSAPCSRSNSAGESKSRKWPSSPSRAGVHLGRSSPVWQVRRGGSGVRTFDVSSRSAEKSGSKKEVTETRCGKIAPSNGGNGNKAKVLNLNVPMCIGYRHHLSCRTDENSAMLAGVSDDCNGSRRGSGGNGANGRSSGPNVGSGSNFFNLRNLFTKKVY from the coding sequence ATGGTCCGAAACCCATCTTTTCCTCAACCCGATCTCATCTCAGCCGATGAACTCTTCGTTAATGGCGTTCTGCTACCTCTCCATCTCATACCGAACAAACAACCCGAAGAGAGCCCACGACCGGAACCAAACTCGTCGGCATCAGAACCTCCTGTACCCGACCCAGAACCCGAACCTGGCCCTCTTATAACATCGGAGCCGATTACTGTCTTGTCAGCTTCGAAACGGTGGAGGGatatttttaagaaagaaaagggcAAAAATGGAGCAAAACATCAAGAAGACAAGgataaagagaaagagaaagagaaagagaagaagaaagagaagaagagtCAGAGTCAAAGCGGAGCGAGTCCAGCTGAGttgaatataaatatttggCCTTTTTCACGGAGCAGATCCTCGGGTACAAGCGGGACCCGACCCAGGATGACTGCCGGGGCTGCGGGTACCCGGAAGGTAAGTAGCGCCCCGTGTTCCCGAAGCAACTCGGCGGGTGAATCCAAGTCTAGAAAGTGGCCGAGCAGCCCCAGTCGAGCAGGGGTTCACTTGGGCCGAAGCAGCCCCGTATGGCAGGTCCGGCGTGGAGGTTCTGGTGTCCGGACCTTCGACGTGTCGTCTCGGAGCGCTGAAAAGAGTGGCAGTAAAAAAGAAGTTACCGAAACGCGTTGCGGTAAAATCGCCCCTAGTAACGGTGGAAACGGTAATAAAGCCAAGGTTTTGAATTTGAACGTGCCAATGTGTATCGGGTACAGGCATCATTTGAGTTGTAGAACCGATGAAAACAGTGCCATGCTTGCCGGCGTCAGCGACGACTGCAATGGCAGCCGCAGAGGAAGCGGCGGCAACGGCGCAAATGGTAGAAGCAGCGGGCCTAACGTTGGAAGCggtagtaatttttttaatttgcgTAATCTCTTCACTAAAAAAGTTTACTAA